The DNA window CAGCTTAGAAATCTAGATATTTTTTTGTGCACACCTTGCACACCTGCACACCTTGCAGAAATCGCAACAACAATCTATAGACACTAACTCTTCACCAAGGCCAATGCTGTCCTCTTTGTTGAATGTACATGAAAGGGACACGAGAAGGACAGGAGGTGACCAGTGGTGTCAAGCAAGGGAGTCAGCTAGGAAGAAGCttttgaaataagttttaaaaagaaaaagagaaacctgGAGGCTTAAGGTTCCAATTCTGAATATTAAATAATGGGGAAAACAGAACTTGAAATGGAGACAAGAAAATAAAGCCCAACATCATAATAATGAAGAAAACTGGCTAGTGTAAAATAATAGGTGGTGGGTGGAagattaaaaggttaaaaaaataccattcatTTATGACACATTCATatgctttatttctttcccttctctcccagtcctctccctctttccctaaCACACGCACTCCCTCTCCCAAAAGGATGTTCCCCCTCTACAGCTCCTGGAGGACtggcctgctgctgctgctggccgtGGCAGTAAGAGAATCCTGGCAGACCGAAGAAAAAACATGCGACCTGGTAGGAGAAAAGGATAAAGAGTCAGAGAAAGAGTTGGCTCTACTGAAGAGGCTGACGCCGCTGTTTAACAAAAGGTAAATGAGAAGAATCTTAAAGGGCTTGAGGAGCTAACTTTATTAAAgaatctcttcctcctcttactgattttattttagtattttatttagtaGTATTTAGTACTGATTTTATTTCCCCCCCCAAACATAGGGGGGATACATGTATCATAACCTCCTCTGAGAGACGGTTCTAATCTGAACTTTAGCAATATTGGTCTTATTTGGCCGTGCTGTCTTGCTTTCCTTCATGATATAGAGCACATGCGCAGCCCAGTGTTCAGCAGCCATGTGCAGGTACGTTATGCAGAAGAGTAGCGGTTTCCAAGACTGGATCCAAGAAACCAGCTCATAGGAACTAAAAAGCATTATTTGATGCCTCGATATTTAGAAATATCAGAATAACATATTTAGGCCTGCTGCGTCATCGTGTCAGGAATCTTCTGGTATATAAATCTGAAGATAATCTTTAAGGAAGGAGGGTGTATCTCATGAACATAGACCCTTACTCAAGGGGAAGTAGTAGCTAATGTTTTAGCATAGTGTAGAGCAATTATTCTAGAAATATCTAGAATACTAGCTGTCTTAGATGCTGTATTTTAATCAGTCATCATCAACAGGGTGTTCTGTCTGGGTCATGGATATCTCATGATGCAACAGATATTATTCACTAGGATGTTTAGCCGTGACATCAGATAAATAAGTTGAGTGCAccactgttgttgttattaaaaaGGAAACTGCTCTTCCTAAGGCTGACAGCTGTAActgtcctcttccttctcctcacttCTCCTCACAGCTTTGAGAGCACCGTGGGCCAGGGCCAAGACATGTATATCTACATGTTCCGGGTGTGCCGAGAAGCTGGCAACCACACCTCTGGGGCAGGCCTGGTGCAGATCAACAAAAGTAATGGGAAGGAGACAGTAGTAGGGAGACTCAACAGGACTCAGATCTTCAATGGAAGTAAGATTCTCCCTGTTGATCAGTTAATTGAATCCCTCTGATAATCCTGTATGTCTCAGCCCTTCCCAGGCTCTTCAGTGTACCGTACGGTATGTGTGGTTCAGCTCACCTGAGATACCTGCAAACCACAGGATACCTAGTTCCACAGCTCCTCCACAGCCAAGGCTCAGGacatttatgtgtttgttttaaagtgagATCAAGCTTTTTTGCAAACCAGTCAGTCTACAAAAATTTCCCCACCATCTTGAGTTATGTTGATAATATTTctcaaaaatcataaaatcatattGCTGGGAAGGACTATGTGAGCAGCTGTGGTCTATTTTCCTCCCTTAagcagataaataaaattttcactgCCCATTGTTGCTCctataaataacataataaaaaacaACGTCAAGAGTTTGGGGCTAGAGGTCAGAAGACTGGATTTTTGATCCAGCTTATATTTATTTGTCCTGTgactttgaaaaatcattttacctttttgattttgttttctcatatGCAAAATTGGAAGCACAGTCCTTACCTGATTCACCTCGTGATTATTGATCAAATGATACTTTGCAAAAGAAATTTGAACACAGTAAAtactaaagaaggaaaaatgcccCTCAGTCTTCAAAATCATCCACTTTGAATTTATCTGTGGTGACTTTATGATCTTAGGCTTTCCCTTGCCACCAAGTAATTGGATGGAACCTCTCCTTTTGATGTTAGCAGGTATTCGGAAAATGTGAGTCATGATTAAGGTATGGATCATAATTGTATTTGCACTGTCAATTGCCTTAGTTTTTGTGGAAAATtaaggttattcttttttttttttttttttttaaggttattcTTGTATGACTGTCTGATTCTTAGTCGTCTTAATAAGGGAACACATAGCTGTTATAAAGGAGCAAGGTTTAACTGCTGTTTCTGGTATACAGAGCTCATCCTGAAAGGGTTATTTTAATTATAGCCAATTTCATTGAACTCACTTCCACTCTACCACAGTGCCCAGGTCTGCCTCTGCTTTCCCGCACCCCAAAGCTCCGTTTTCCTTGTCCCTCCTCAGGTAACTGGATCATGCTGATCTATAAAGGGGGTGATGAATATGACAGTCACTGTGGCAAGGAGCAGCGTCGGGCAGTGGTGATGATCTCCTGCAATCGACACACCCTAGCGGTGAGGCACCCTGGGGCCTACGAGCCTAGAGGAAATGAAAGGACtggcctgaggtgggagagactgTCCAGAGGGAACAAGATAATTGGGACCAAGGAGATAAAACGAGAAGTTCAGCTTTTCCCTGAGTCATAGGCACCCGTGTTCCATCATACGTGGAAGAGGAGGTTTTGAACCAGGAGAAAGCAAATGTTTGGGGGGTTTTGTGGGTTTGTGCTTTTTTCAGACAGGTGTCAAGACACAACATAAATGTTGTGTTCTGTCCTCTTGTCATCAGGACAATTTTAACCCTGTGTTTGAGGAGCGAGGCAAAGTCCAAGACTGTTTCTACCTCTTTGAGATAGACAGCAGCCTGGCCTGTTCCCCAGAGATCTCCCACCTCAGCGTGGGTTCTATCTTACTTGTCACGTGAGTACGTTTTCCTTTATCAgtccaaacctttttttttttttttttaactccacaaTCACTTGGAGGTCTGTAGGTACAaatagtgtgtgtgcatgtatatgttaTACTATAATTTGTAAAAATCCTCTTTAAACTCTGTGCAAGTATTCAAAAATGACTTAATGTTTTGGACCcagtaaatatttccatttggatATAGGATTTTTTCCCTACTGGAGGGCTGGACAGTTTTTAATATGCTGCCATTAGATTATTCgaacttttaaagaaatggagTTGTGTATCTAATGGTGACTGTTCTCAGCCCTAAGTCAGAGTCACAAACTCTGTCTTATTTTATTCTGatcattttggttttctcagactGACACTCTAATTGGTTTTCTAAGGACCTACCAAGCCCCCTTGTTCATTCAACTGactaccttttttttcctttcatttttatggaACACAGCTTAGGAAATAGGTAACAATGAATATAGAGATTATCTTTAGTTATCTGAGTCTTACTGTTTCTTGGTTTTTGAGTATAGATGTCTTTCTCTCTCAACAGGTTTGCATCGCTGATCGCCGTCTATATCATCGGGGGGTTCCTGTACCAGCGACTGGTGGTGGGAGCCAAAGGAATGGAGCAGTTTCCCCACTTGGCCTTCTGGCAGGATCTTGGCAACCTGGTAGCAGTAAGTAACAGGGCAGCTGGCTGAGTCCGTGGCCTACAGACAAGGTTGAATGACCAgccatcctggtttgcccagaCTGAGGGGTTTCCCGAGACACAGGACATTGGGTGCTAAAACCACAAAAGTCCCAgcaaaccaggacagttggtTGCCCTAGTACAGATAAGCAACACAGCATCTTAGTGTCTGGCCTTGCTAAGGCCTGGCTGGAAGAGCAGTCCTTTTCCTGAGATTTGGGAGCCTGATACAGCTCTTAAGGGGCCTAGGTGAGGAAAGGGTGAGGCCAAGTTAGAACCTGTCTATTCTTCCCCACGTTCAATTCAAGCTGATCCTTGGAGCTTTggggttttctcttctttatccctGGAGAAAACCAGTTCCTGCCACATTCTTGGACCATAACACCTGAAAGCTGCTGATTTCAAACGAtcgtttccttcctttcctttccccctaCAGGATGGTTGTGACTTTGTGTGCCGATCTAAACCCCGAAACGTGCCTGCTGCGTATCGTGGTGTGGGGGATGACCAGCTTGGGGAGGAGTCGGAAGAAAGGGATGATCATTTATTACCGATGTGATTGCACTTTAAATGTCCGGCTTCTTCAGCCCCCAAACCAAAGCATCCTCAGCCAGGTTTCTTAAGCAGCCTCCGCTCCAGTCTCTCATCTCACCCTTAATATTGCTCTTGCCTTCCGGTTTGCTTTTGGTTTGCATCCACTTGTCAGTAGTAGAAATGCCTTCCCTTTGTTCCCTATTTGTTTTCCCTCCTGAGAGGTACGGTTGTAGGACAGATATAATATAACAGGGCCAATGACAGCAGAGGCTGTTGCACTGTCCCTTGGTATCAGAAAGTACAAGTAGGGGAGTTATCATGAGCAAAAGGGTATGGCAGGCTCCCTGACCCTTccttttttaaacacattttcacAAGTTTTTGAGACACTggatttctttaatttaaaaaaaaaaaaaaaaaaaagcaaagaaacattatttatacAAGGTTTGATTGCTTTCATGCTGTTGCTCTGTACCCTACAGTATAGTCTCCATGAGAATCTGGATGTAATTTCTTGCTGCTTGGAACTATTTTGCAGTGATTACTTGGTTGTAGTCCAAGTACTGCCATTTGGTTTGAGCCTGGTGATGTCGTAGACTTAATTCTCCCACCTCTGGAATTAGGATGGGAAAATTTGAAATTTCCCAATTAGAGGATTACAAGGTACCATACATCATTTGCTGGCATTGGAGTGACTTTATAGCTGGAGCTAGGACCTGGACTGTAGTCTAAAGTTATTGGTCCATCTGCAGCCAAAATGCCTAATCCAGAAGTCCAGTCCATTGGAAAGGGACATTGAAATTGACCTCCTGTGCCGCCAGGGTTCCAGAAAAGGGAAGTCTGTTTACCTTGGTAGTGGGATCTCCTTGATGGCTTTCTTCTCCCACTTGCAGTCAAAGCTGGCGAAACTTTTCTTACTCCTAAAACGTTCCCTGTATCAGTATTTCTAAACATGTTGCACTTTTCCTTCATAGGCATgtcattttgactttttttttttttttttttttttttgcccccagTCTTCTGGAAAGGGAATGGAGGCAGAAGTGGGACATCCAGGGCTCTGCCACCTTCCGCCCTGGCTGCGGCGGCTGCAGCACTTGTCCCTTTTTCTGGCTCAGGGACGTGTCTTCTTGCCCACGACATTACTTCTGTGGGGAGACGGTCTTAATCTTCTGATGCTTCCACCTTTCTGTTCAGGCCGTGTGCCCAGAAACCTGGCCTGATCTTTGTGTGATAGTGAGCCTGGGCCACTGAAGAGTAACATGGCTCCACTGGACACAGAAGGATGGAATCAATAGGCAGGGGCCTTTTTTTAGCCTttagagaaggaaatgaaatgatttcATCTTTGGACTTTTAAATACTattggaatgattttttttcttctttctaaacagggaaaataatgttataaaagcatcttttttgttatttgtttgcatccctcccccacaatctggtgttttaaaaatgcaaaaaatatatgtatacatttttttgtacaaaaacacttaaaagattaaaaaaaaacacgttGGCCTAGTCATTTGTGTGAAAGAAGAGGGTAGATACACTGGAATGATGGAGTAACAGACAACTGAGACcaattttcatccttttactgaggaggaaaaaaatatttaatatttttgttgtatAAGGTATAGCGCCTAAGGCAGGTACTTCTATTCCTGACCTCAGTCCCACGCGCTCCTGCTTTATAAAGCTATAGGACAGAGCAGAGTTGGAATGGAAAAGAAAGGTGGGGTAGGAGACAACAGATAAACTGGAAAGGAGCAGGGGGATGCGGAAAGAAAGACAACAGCCACATGTGTGCCCAAAACTTTTAGTCCCTGCAGCAAATCAGAATGATGCCAACCCAGTCTCTACCCTGGCTGGTGACCCTGCCGTGGATGCAGGAGAAAATATCCAATACTAAGGGAGTGACAACAAAACTCTGGGCCACAGCTACAGTCACACGAtccagagggaagagggagtgCCAGATTTTGCTACTTGTGTCACACAAGCTAGAAAACCCTAGCTCCCCCACTGCTGAGGCACACCTACATTCCACCCATTTCCTCGcctcaccatactgtacattccTCCTCCAGGAGAATTCTGACCCTGGCTAGACACTCCGCTCTGGGATAAGGCCGAGCAGTCCTAGTTCTCTAGACTGCCTCTTTTATAAAGATTGGATTAGGGTAGGTGAGAATcgtaaagatttaaaaaataaagtagaaccCAGAGAAATGTCAAAGCTGCCACCATGTAGCACCAGCGACCAGTTCTTGCACTTGTCTTCCCTGTCTCAGTAATCCCCTCTACAGAAGACATACATAATTGGAACAGCTCTGTCTTCCCTGTGAAGTCTCTGCTGGCACCAGGTTATAACCTGGACAGTGGGGAGTGTCTGCCTTAGGCTGGTTTGTGCAAGAGGGCCACCTTAGGTCTCCTTGAGGACGTTTATCTTGGCGCAGATCTTGAGGGCAGGGCCCAGCTTGATGTTCATGGCACTCATAAGATGTTCCTCTTTAAGTAATAAAAGGGCCTGTCCATCAATCTCCTGGGAACGAAACTCCTCTGCAATCTCTTGGCAGCCTAGAAGGAAATGATGGGAATATGTATGAGAAACTACACGGTAGCACCAAAGTACTTGTCCTAAATTCAGTAATACAGTGGCCTGACATGGCAAGCTTTGGAAGCAAAATGAAATCAGAGCAACTGgctatttataaaaacaacaagagccaagacatggacttccctggtggcgcagtggttaagaatcctcctgccaatgcaggggacgtgggttcgatccctggtccgggaagatcccacatgccgcaaagcaactaagcccgtgtgccacaactactgagcctgtgctctagagcccacaagccacaaccgctgaggcccacgcacctagagcccgtgctccacgacgagaagcccgtgcaccgcagcgaggagcggcccctgcttgccaccaactagagaaaacccacgcacagcaatgaagacccaatgcagccgaagtattaactctttttttttttaaaaaaagagccaagATAAAACACCTAAGTTGTTCAACCAGAGAGATACCTTCATTCAGATAACCTGAGGGGGGCAA is part of the Phocoena sinus isolate mPhoSin1 chromosome 10, mPhoSin1.pri, whole genome shotgun sequence genome and encodes:
- the M6PR gene encoding cation-dependent mannose-6-phosphate receptor isoform X1, producing MPRGLVGGAVAQRPPGTSCFRFPEWSPARRSLGRWLCRELWNRGLRPAPRWCCLPAASRMFPLYSSWRTGLLLLLAVAVRESWQTEEKTCDLVGEKDKESEKELALLKRLTPLFNKSFESTVGQGQDMYIYMFRVCREAGNHTSGAGLVQINKSNGKETVVGRLNRTQIFNGSNWIMLIYKGGDEYDSHCGKEQRRAVVMISCNRHTLADNFNPVFEERGKVQDCFYLFEIDSSLACSPEISHLSVGSILLVTFASLIAVYIIGGFLYQRLVVGAKGMEQFPHLAFWQDLGNLVADGCDFVCRSKPRNVPAAYRGVGDDQLGEESEERDDHLLPILLEREWRQKWDIQGSATFRPGCGGCSTCPFFWLRDVSSCPRHYFCGETVLIF
- the M6PR gene encoding cation-dependent mannose-6-phosphate receptor isoform X2, which produces MPRGLVGGAVAQRPPGTSCFRFPEWSPARRSLGRWLCRELWNRGLRPAPRWCCLPAASRMFPLYSSWRTGLLLLLAVAVRESWQTEEKTCDLVGEKDKESEKELALLKRLTPLFNKSFESTVGQGQDMYIYMFRVCREAGNHTSGAGLVQINKSNGKETVVGRLNRTQIFNGSNWIMLIYKGGDEYDSHCGKEQRRAVVMISCNRHTLADNFNPVFEERGKVQDCFYLFEIDSSLACSPEISHLSVGSILLVTFASLIAVYIIGGFLYQRLVVGAKGMEQFPHLAFWQDLGNLVADGCDFVCRSKPRNVPAAYRGVGDDQLGEESEERDDHLLPM
- the M6PR gene encoding cation-dependent mannose-6-phosphate receptor isoform X4, producing the protein MFPLYSSWRTGLLLLLAVAVRESWQTEEKTCDLVGEKDKESEKELALLKRLTPLFNKSFESTVGQGQDMYIYMFRVCREAGNHTSGAGLVQINKSNGKETVVGRLNRTQIFNGSNWIMLIYKGGDEYDSHCGKEQRRAVVMISCNRHTLADNFNPVFEERGKVQDCFYLFEIDSSLACSPEISHLSVGSILLVTFASLIAVYIIGGFLYQRLVVGAKGMEQFPHLAFWQDLGNLVADGCDFVCRSKPRNVPAAYRGVGDDQLGEESEERDDHLLPM
- the M6PR gene encoding cation-dependent mannose-6-phosphate receptor isoform X3; translation: MFPLYSSWRTGLLLLLAVAVRESWQTEEKTCDLVGEKDKESEKELALLKRLTPLFNKSFESTVGQGQDMYIYMFRVCREAGNHTSGAGLVQINKSNGKETVVGRLNRTQIFNGSNWIMLIYKGGDEYDSHCGKEQRRAVVMISCNRHTLADNFNPVFEERGKVQDCFYLFEIDSSLACSPEISHLSVGSILLVTFASLIAVYIIGGFLYQRLVVGAKGMEQFPHLAFWQDLGNLVADGCDFVCRSKPRNVPAAYRGVGDDQLGEESEERDDHLLPILLEREWRQKWDIQGSATFRPGCGGCSTCPFFWLRDVSSCPRHYFCGETVLIF